In Microbacterium sp. SLBN-146, one genomic interval encodes:
- a CDS encoding primosomal protein N', with the protein MARVLIDSPLPQLDRLFDYAIPEHLAEDVVRGARVRVPLRTAGRMVDALVVELGTEDSADRPLSEVDDVVSSVSVLPPRLYDLARRVADRAAGSASDILRLVIPKRMVRAEKAALAAGSPAAPVIESEALRVADEITATYPGLVDALEKSERMAVEAVPRLTVLPDGTTVGGWARLLAASAALTLARGRSAIIVVPDHRDQAQVVAALADLVPDGGVVQTDARQSGPSRYAGYLRILADAPVVVVGNRSAVYAPAHDVGLVAIWDDGDPLLSEPLSPGVHARDAALVRQEIEGAALVFAGHTRTTDVERLVSIGWLREIVSERRVTPRIVLSAHREGESRGERVPSSAFAAAREAVTQGPVLVQVARPGYAPTLVCTRCRHPARCAHCAGPLHAKRPRATPVCGWCGRAANDWACSECAGDTLRMTSSGSERTADELGRAFPGVRIIVADGDHPVLHVDDRPALVVATRGAEPIAAAGYRAVILLDGDRMLQAEDLRIAESCLRWWSNAAALAAAGAPVHLVGVGGTIARAFATWTQPAYARAELAERAPLRMPPTVRVAAIEGASRGVESSLAALRSAVPQLDATAVLGPVPTDAGMRALVRFDYALGPRVTETLRAAVVADALSARKAAKGRPPTPRNTLRVRVDVPDLNL; encoded by the coding sequence GTGGCACGGGTCCTCATCGACTCGCCTCTCCCTCAGCTCGATCGCCTCTTCGACTACGCGATTCCGGAGCACCTCGCCGAGGACGTCGTCCGCGGCGCCCGTGTCCGAGTCCCGCTGCGGACGGCCGGCCGGATGGTCGACGCCCTCGTCGTGGAACTGGGCACGGAGGATTCGGCGGACCGGCCTCTCTCCGAAGTCGATGATGTCGTCTCGAGCGTGTCGGTGCTGCCACCGCGTCTGTACGATCTGGCTCGCCGCGTCGCCGATCGCGCAGCCGGTTCCGCGAGTGACATCCTGCGCCTCGTCATCCCCAAGCGCATGGTCCGCGCCGAGAAGGCCGCCCTCGCCGCCGGCAGTCCTGCGGCGCCCGTCATCGAGAGCGAGGCGCTGCGGGTCGCCGACGAGATCACCGCGACGTATCCCGGACTCGTCGACGCCCTCGAGAAGTCCGAACGGATGGCCGTCGAAGCTGTTCCGCGCCTCACTGTCCTTCCGGACGGCACGACCGTCGGCGGGTGGGCGCGACTGCTCGCGGCGAGCGCGGCGCTCACTCTCGCGCGCGGACGCAGCGCCATCATCGTCGTACCCGACCACCGCGATCAGGCTCAAGTGGTCGCCGCCCTCGCGGATCTCGTGCCCGACGGCGGTGTCGTTCAGACCGACGCCCGCCAGAGCGGACCGTCGCGTTACGCGGGATACCTCCGCATCCTCGCCGATGCCCCCGTCGTCGTCGTCGGCAACAGATCCGCCGTCTACGCGCCGGCCCACGACGTCGGTCTCGTCGCGATCTGGGACGACGGCGATCCGCTGCTCTCGGAGCCGTTGAGTCCCGGAGTTCATGCCCGGGACGCCGCGCTCGTCAGACAGGAGATCGAGGGGGCCGCTCTCGTCTTCGCGGGGCACACCCGCACGACCGATGTCGAACGTCTCGTCTCGATCGGGTGGCTGCGCGAGATCGTCTCCGAGCGGCGCGTGACTCCGCGCATCGTCCTGAGCGCGCATCGCGAGGGCGAGTCCCGCGGTGAACGGGTTCCCTCGTCGGCTTTTGCGGCGGCTCGCGAGGCGGTCACGCAGGGGCCCGTGCTGGTGCAGGTCGCGCGCCCGGGATACGCCCCGACTCTCGTGTGCACGCGCTGCCGGCATCCCGCCCGGTGCGCGCACTGCGCAGGGCCGCTGCACGCGAAGCGGCCCCGCGCCACACCGGTGTGCGGCTGGTGCGGCCGGGCGGCGAACGACTGGGCGTGCAGCGAATGCGCGGGGGACACCCTGCGGATGACGTCCTCGGGGAGCGAGCGCACCGCCGACGAGCTGGGCCGGGCGTTTCCCGGCGTCCGCATCATCGTCGCCGACGGCGACCATCCCGTCCTCCACGTCGACGATCGGCCCGCCCTCGTGGTCGCGACAAGGGGTGCGGAACCGATCGCGGCCGCGGGCTACCGGGCGGTCATCCTCCTCGACGGCGACCGGATGCTGCAGGCCGAAGACCTGAGGATCGCGGAGTCCTGTCTGCGATGGTGGTCAAACGCGGCAGCCCTCGCGGCCGCCGGAGCGCCGGTGCATCTCGTCGGGGTGGGCGGGACGATCGCCCGTGCCTTCGCGACGTGGACGCAGCCCGCGTACGCACGTGCGGAGCTGGCAGAGCGCGCCCCCCTGCGGATGCCGCCGACAGTCCGCGTGGCGGCGATCGAAGGGGCGTCCCGCGGCGTGGAGTCGTCGCTCGCAGCACTCCGCTCCGCCGTGCCCCAGCTCGATGCCACCGCCGTTCTCGGCCCCGTCCCGACCGACGCGGGGATGCGCGCGCTCGTCCGGTTCGACTACGCGCTCGGTCCCCGCGTGACGGAGACCCTGCGAGCCGCTGTCGTCGCCGATGCCCTGAGCGCACGGAAGGCCGCGAAAGGTCGACCGCCGACGCCTCGCAATACACTCAGAGTGCGGGTCGATGTGCCCGACCTGAATCTGTGA
- the rpoZ gene encoding DNA-directed RNA polymerase subunit omega, with translation MAGTNQGIIDPPIDALLGKVDSKYQLVIYASKRARQINDYYSDLHEGNLFDNVGPLVDSTVEDKPLTIALHEIHEDKLRLRHND, from the coding sequence ATGGCAGGAACGAACCAGGGGATCATCGATCCCCCCATCGATGCCCTTCTCGGGAAGGTCGACTCGAAGTACCAGCTCGTCATCTACGCGTCGAAGCGCGCGCGCCAGATCAACGACTACTACTCCGACCTTCACGAGGGCAACCTCTTCGACAACGTCGGGCCGCTCGTCGACTCCACCGTCGAGGACAAGCCGCTGACGATCGCGCTGCACGAGATCCACGAGGACAAGCTGCGCCTGCGTCACAACGACTGA
- the metK gene encoding methionine adenosyltransferase yields the protein MPELRLFTSESVTEGHPDKICDQISDSILDGLIAQDPHARVAVETLVTTGLVHVAGEVRTEGYVDIPGIVRRVVNRIGYTSSETGFDGDSCGVTVSIGEQSSDIAAGVETAIEHREGGSADPVDALGAGDQGIMFGYATNETPQLMPTAIWAAHRLAERLTEARRTGALPFLRPDGKTQVTLGYDGAVPRTVDTVVLSTQHQPDISLAALRAAVKAEVIEPVLQMTGLDTSGTRFIINPAGPFVIGGPKGDAGLTGRKIIIDTYGGAARHGGGAFSGKDPSKVDRSAAYALRWVAKNAVAAGLADRLEVQVAYAIGQAKPVGLYVESFGTGHVSDETITRAILDVFDLRPKAIIDQLDLLRPIYAQTAAYGHFGRELPDFTWERTDRADDLRASAGL from the coding sequence ATGCCCGAGTTGCGCCTGTTCACTTCCGAGTCCGTCACGGAGGGGCACCCCGACAAGATCTGCGATCAGATCTCCGATTCGATCCTCGACGGCCTCATCGCACAGGACCCCCACGCCCGCGTCGCCGTGGAGACCCTCGTCACGACAGGTCTCGTCCACGTCGCGGGAGAAGTGCGCACGGAGGGATACGTCGACATCCCCGGGATCGTCCGCCGCGTCGTCAACCGCATCGGCTACACGTCCAGCGAAACGGGGTTCGACGGTGACTCCTGCGGCGTGACCGTCTCCATCGGCGAGCAGTCGAGCGACATCGCCGCCGGCGTCGAGACGGCGATCGAACACCGCGAGGGCGGATCCGCCGACCCGGTCGACGCGCTCGGCGCCGGTGACCAGGGGATCATGTTCGGGTACGCCACCAACGAGACCCCGCAGCTCATGCCGACCGCGATCTGGGCGGCTCACCGACTCGCCGAGCGACTGACAGAGGCGCGGCGCACGGGGGCGCTCCCGTTCCTGCGCCCCGACGGCAAGACGCAGGTGACTCTGGGCTACGACGGCGCTGTGCCGCGGACCGTCGATACGGTCGTGCTGTCGACGCAGCATCAGCCTGACATCTCTCTCGCCGCACTACGCGCCGCCGTCAAGGCCGAAGTCATCGAACCCGTTCTCCAGATGACAGGCCTCGACACGTCCGGCACGCGGTTCATCATCAATCCGGCGGGTCCGTTCGTCATCGGGGGCCCGAAGGGTGACGCGGGCCTCACGGGGCGCAAGATCATCATCGACACCTACGGCGGTGCGGCGCGACACGGGGGCGGTGCGTTCAGCGGCAAGGATCCGTCGAAGGTCGACCGCTCCGCCGCGTACGCCCTGCGATGGGTCGCCAAGAACGCCGTCGCAGCGGGGCTCGCCGACCGGCTCGAGGTGCAGGTCGCGTATGCCATCGGACAGGCCAAGCCGGTCGGTCTGTACGTCGAGTCGTTCGGCACGGGCCACGTGTCCGACGAGACGATCACACGCGCGATCCTGGACGTCTTCGACCTCCGTCCGAAGGCGATCATCGATCAGCTCGATCTTCTTCGGCCGATCTACGCTCAGACCGCCGCATACGGTCACTTCGGCCGAGAGCTTCCCGACTTCACGTGGGAGCGCACCGACCGTGCCGACGACCTGCGCGCGTCGGCAGGACTCTGA
- the pyrF gene encoding orotidine-5'-phosphate decarboxylase, which produces MNPSFGRRLRATLDSAGPLCVGIDPHAHLLAEWGLPDSATGVREFGLRVVDAATGLVGFVKPQVAFFERFGSAGYAALEAVIAEARGRGLVTIADAKRGDIGSTMAGYTEAWLAPGSPLESDAVTISPYLGPDSLRDTLTAAVRYGKGVFVLAGTSNPEAASLQTALTVDVAATEGQTVAARVATDVAWVNGSAAFGGELGPIGLVVGATVDRLAFGLSDDVVRGAPILAPGFGSQGADPADLPRLFGAAAANVIASESRSVLSAGPDGLAARIRERAALYGGGSDG; this is translated from the coding sequence ATGAATCCCTCGTTCGGGCGGCGACTTCGCGCGACACTCGACAGCGCAGGGCCGCTGTGCGTCGGGATCGATCCGCACGCGCATCTCCTCGCGGAGTGGGGATTGCCGGATTCGGCGACGGGCGTGCGCGAGTTCGGTCTGCGCGTCGTCGATGCCGCCACGGGACTCGTCGGGTTCGTCAAACCGCAGGTCGCCTTCTTCGAACGGTTCGGCTCCGCCGGATACGCAGCGCTCGAGGCGGTCATCGCCGAGGCCCGCGGCAGGGGACTCGTGACGATCGCGGATGCCAAGCGCGGCGACATCGGATCCACGATGGCGGGATACACCGAGGCATGGCTCGCTCCCGGCTCGCCGCTCGAATCGGATGCCGTGACCATCAGCCCCTATCTCGGGCCCGACTCGCTGCGCGACACCCTCACGGCGGCCGTGCGCTACGGCAAGGGCGTCTTCGTCCTCGCCGGCACGAGCAATCCCGAGGCCGCCTCGCTTCAGACGGCACTCACGGTCGATGTCGCCGCGACGGAAGGACAGACCGTCGCGGCGCGAGTCGCGACGGACGTGGCGTGGGTCAACGGATCCGCGGCCTTCGGGGGAGAGCTCGGACCGATCGGGCTCGTCGTGGGGGCGACGGTCGACCGGCTCGCCTTCGGCCTGTCCGACGACGTCGTGCGCGGAGCGCCCATCCTGGCACCGGGGTTCGGGTCGCAGGGGGCCGATCCGGCCGATCTCCCGCGACTCTTCGGCGCCGCCGCAGCGAACGTCATCGCGTCGGAGAGCAGGAGCGTCCTCTCCGCGGGACCCGACGGCCTCGCAGCGCGCATCAGGGAGCGCGCAGCCCTGTACGGTGGGGGTTCCGATGGTTGA
- the gmk gene encoding guanylate kinase, translating into MVDSRTPPEVDRVEASRRAVAARRARAALKKDVATRVITPQALLERALAEPESPAGAMRVTEFLTSIPAIGEGKRDRILAELGISPVKRLGGLGARQRVDLRGFLDARWPETAPRRGRSRLLVLAGPTAVGKGTVAAQIKSHHPEIMLSVSATTRSPRPGEVDGEHYFFVDDDEFDRMIAAGELLEHATVHNRHRYGTPRAPIDEALAEGRTVLLEIDLQGARQVRSAEPSATLVFLLPPSWDELVDRLVGRGTEDDEERARRLRTAKVELASQFEFDYRVVNDDVARAADEIATLVD; encoded by the coding sequence ATGGTTGATTCCCGAACTCCCCCCGAGGTCGATCGCGTCGAAGCATCACGTCGTGCCGTTGCGGCCCGACGTGCGCGCGCGGCCCTCAAGAAAGACGTCGCGACGCGCGTCATCACGCCGCAGGCGCTGCTCGAGCGCGCCCTCGCTGAACCCGAGTCGCCCGCCGGGGCGATGCGTGTCACCGAATTCCTGACGAGCATCCCTGCGATCGGCGAAGGCAAACGCGACCGGATCCTCGCCGAGCTGGGGATCTCTCCCGTCAAGCGACTGGGCGGACTCGGGGCGCGCCAGCGCGTCGATCTGCGCGGGTTCCTGGATGCGCGGTGGCCCGAGACGGCCCCGCGTCGTGGACGCAGCCGGCTTCTCGTCCTCGCGGGTCCGACGGCGGTCGGCAAGGGGACCGTGGCTGCCCAGATCAAGTCCCACCACCCCGAGATCATGCTCTCCGTCTCGGCGACGACGCGCTCACCCCGCCCCGGCGAGGTCGACGGAGAGCACTACTTCTTCGTCGACGACGATGAGTTCGACCGGATGATCGCGGCGGGAGAGCTGCTCGAGCACGCGACGGTGCACAATCGCCACCGCTACGGCACTCCGCGCGCGCCCATCGACGAGGCCCTCGCGGAAGGGCGCACGGTGCTCCTCGAGATCGATCTCCAGGGTGCGCGCCAGGTCCGCTCGGCGGAACCGTCCGCGACGCTCGTCTTCCTGCTGCCCCCGAGCTGGGACGAACTCGTCGATCGGCTCGTCGGGCGAGGCACGGAGGACGATGAGGAACGTGCGCGTCGGCTTCGGACGGCGAAGGTCGAACTGGCATCCCAGTTCGAGTTCGACTATCGCGTCGTCAACGACGACGTGGCGCGCGCTGCGGACGAGATCGCGACGCTCGTCGACTGA
- a CDS encoding RsmB/NOP family class I SAM-dependent RNA methyltransferase, whose product MSRSEDQRPSGRTTTQTSRRVAYETLRAVHESDAYANLFLPTAMQRAGLEGSDAALCTELTYGTLRREGTYDAVIALAADRDVRDIDPAVLDALRLGVHQLLSTRVASHAAVNESVELARSAAGRGAAGFVNAVLRRISRDTPGEWMMRVADTARSDDERLGLLFSHPVWVVRAFRRALAAEDRADELEALLTADNASPRVTMAALPGLADVPDDARRTPYSPFGFRAGGGDPDALIRASGGRLRVQDEGSQLAALALLAAQPIQQGERWLDLCAGPGGKTAVLAAEALAHRATLEANEISPARAGLVRRAIAGVPLEVTVTEEDGRVRAAESPGTYDRILVDAPCTGLGALRRRPEARWRKAPSDIPDLTSLQRELLSSAISALTPGGVVAYVTCSPHLAETSGVVAEVTREWGDAVEELSARDAVTAASVTDPGLLPQADGSGRAQLWPHRHNTDAMSISLLRRR is encoded by the coding sequence ATGAGCCGCTCGGAAGATCAACGGCCGTCTGGACGGACGACGACGCAGACATCGCGCAGGGTCGCGTACGAGACGCTGCGCGCCGTCCACGAGTCGGATGCGTACGCCAACCTGTTCCTGCCGACGGCGATGCAGCGCGCAGGACTCGAGGGGTCCGACGCGGCGCTGTGCACGGAACTCACCTACGGAACCCTCCGCCGCGAGGGAACGTACGATGCCGTCATCGCGCTCGCGGCAGATCGCGACGTCCGCGACATCGATCCCGCCGTGCTCGATGCTCTCCGGCTCGGGGTGCACCAGCTTCTCTCGACGCGAGTCGCTTCGCATGCCGCCGTCAACGAGTCCGTCGAACTCGCCCGCAGCGCAGCGGGGAGGGGAGCGGCCGGATTCGTCAACGCGGTTCTCCGTCGCATCTCGCGTGACACGCCCGGGGAGTGGATGATGCGGGTCGCCGACACCGCGAGGTCCGACGACGAGCGGCTCGGACTCCTGTTCTCGCATCCCGTGTGGGTCGTCCGCGCCTTTCGCAGGGCGCTGGCCGCCGAGGATCGGGCCGACGAACTGGAGGCGCTGCTCACGGCCGACAACGCGTCGCCCCGCGTGACGATGGCCGCGCTTCCCGGCCTCGCCGACGTCCCCGACGATGCCCGGCGGACCCCCTACTCACCTTTCGGCTTCCGTGCCGGCGGGGGAGACCCCGACGCCCTGATCCGTGCGTCCGGAGGCCGACTGCGCGTGCAGGACGAGGGTTCGCAGCTCGCGGCGCTCGCTCTTCTCGCGGCACAGCCCATCCAGCAGGGGGAGCGTTGGCTCGACCTCTGCGCCGGCCCGGGAGGGAAGACGGCCGTCCTCGCGGCGGAGGCGCTCGCCCATCGTGCGACGCTCGAGGCGAACGAGATCTCACCGGCGCGAGCGGGTCTCGTCCGCCGCGCGATCGCCGGTGTTCCACTCGAGGTGACGGTCACCGAGGAGGACGGGCGCGTCCGGGCCGCCGAATCACCGGGCACTTACGACCGCATCCTCGTGGACGCGCCGTGCACGGGACTCGGTGCGCTCCGTCGGCGTCCCGAGGCGCGGTGGCGGAAGGCGCCCTCAGACATCCCCGATCTGACCTCGCTCCAACGCGAACTCCTCTCGTCAGCCATCTCGGCGCTCACGCCCGGCGGAGTCGTGGCCTACGTCACGTGCTCTCCGCATCTCGCCGAGACATCGGGCGTCGTCGCCGAGGTGACGCGCGAGTGGGGCGACGCGGTCGAGGAACTCTCGGCGCGGGATGCCGTCACGGCGGCATCCGTGACCGACCCGGGTCTGCTGCCCCAGGCCGATGGGTCGGGGCGTGCGCAGCTGTGGCCGCACCGCCACAACACCGACGCGATGTCGATCTCGCTCCTGCGCCGGCGGTAG
- the glsA gene encoding glutaminase A, which translates to MDPITALLDDLLDEIRPIDTGAPADYIPELAEADPDRFALAVVGPRGRVRPVGDSGHEFTIQSISKPFVLALALEDRGREAVLERVGVEPSGEPFNAISLEAGTGRPANPMVNAGAIATTSLVGEGEVDERMARIAAKLSDFAGRSLWVDESVYASEAATGDRNRALAHLLKSNGILLGSVDVAVETYFRQCSLLVTVRDLAVMGATLAFGGINPVTRRRVVSETVARDVLSIMASCGMYDYSGEWLLRVGLPAKSGVSGGLLAVAPSQFGVAAFSPRLDAHGNSVRGIAAVETLADRFGMHLLESHDTIAAPAVRVEESPEGRVIRLDGELGFAGTERVVGVLRELAASLPSDAVVIVDASELGRTHPAALITLRAEFELMPDGFRLAEQR; encoded by the coding sequence GTGGACCCCATCACCGCTCTGCTCGACGATCTGCTCGATGAGATCCGCCCCATCGACACGGGTGCTCCCGCCGACTACATCCCCGAGTTGGCGGAAGCAGATCCCGATCGATTCGCGCTCGCCGTCGTGGGTCCGCGGGGCCGGGTTCGTCCCGTCGGGGATTCTGGCCACGAGTTCACGATCCAGTCCATCTCCAAACCTTTCGTGCTCGCTCTCGCGCTCGAGGATCGCGGGCGCGAGGCGGTGCTCGAGCGCGTCGGCGTCGAGCCCAGCGGGGAACCCTTCAACGCCATCAGCCTCGAAGCGGGCACGGGGCGCCCCGCGAACCCCATGGTCAACGCGGGCGCGATCGCGACGACCTCCCTCGTCGGCGAAGGAGAGGTCGACGAGCGCATGGCGCGCATCGCGGCGAAGCTCTCGGATTTCGCCGGCAGATCACTCTGGGTCGACGAGTCGGTCTACGCCTCGGAGGCCGCGACAGGAGACCGGAATCGCGCCCTCGCGCACCTGCTGAAGTCCAACGGCATTCTCCTCGGCAGCGTCGACGTCGCCGTGGAGACATACTTCCGACAGTGCTCTCTGCTCGTCACGGTGCGCGATCTCGCGGTCATGGGGGCGACGCTCGCCTTCGGCGGCATCAACCCCGTCACACGGCGTCGCGTCGTGAGCGAGACCGTCGCCCGCGATGTGTTGTCGATCATGGCGTCGTGCGGCATGTACGACTACTCCGGCGAGTGGCTCCTTCGTGTGGGATTACCCGCGAAGAGCGGCGTGAGCGGAGGACTCCTCGCGGTCGCGCCCTCGCAGTTCGGCGTCGCAGCGTTCAGTCCGCGGTTGGATGCCCACGGCAACAGCGTGCGGGGCATCGCGGCGGTCGAGACCCTCGCCGATCGGTTCGGGATGCATCTCCTGGAATCGCACGACACCATCGCCGCCCCGGCGGTCCGCGTCGAGGAAAGTCCGGAGGGACGCGTCATCCGGCTCGACGGGGAGCTCGGCTTCGCGGGCACCGAACGCGTCGTGGGCGTGCTGCGAGAGCTCGCCGCGTCGCTTCCGTCCGATGCCGTCGTGATCGTCGATGCGTCCGAACTCGGACGCACGCATCCCGCGGCGCTCATCACGCTCCGCGCGGAGTTCGAACTCATGCCGGACGGATTCCGACTGGCCGAGCAGAGGTAG
- the fmt gene encoding methionyl-tRNA formyltransferase yields the protein MRLVFAGTPEAAVPSLRALAESRHEIALVVTRTDARVGRKRILTPSPVAATAEDLGLEVYKTDRLDEAATARIADIDAGLGVIVAYGGLVREPLLSSPTHGWINLHFSLLPRWRGAAPVQRAVMAGDAVTGASVFRLVPELDAGDVYRDIEIPVPAGADSGSLLTTLSDAGASLLVDVVDAIANGTAVTTPQSGEATYAPKLGDDDGLVSWTETDARVLSRIRGVTPEPGARTAVAGARLKILEAREAGEGAPMPAPGVFVFDAGRVYVGTAGAPIELVAVQPAGRTAMRAPDWWRGLRTETLTADA from the coding sequence ATGCGTCTCGTCTTCGCCGGCACACCCGAGGCCGCCGTCCCCTCTTTGCGCGCGCTGGCGGAGTCACGACACGAGATCGCGCTCGTCGTCACGCGGACCGACGCACGGGTGGGTCGGAAGCGCATCCTGACGCCCTCGCCGGTCGCCGCAACCGCCGAAGACCTGGGGCTCGAGGTCTACAAGACCGATCGCCTGGACGAGGCGGCTACCGCGCGCATCGCCGACATCGATGCCGGGCTCGGCGTCATCGTCGCCTACGGCGGGCTCGTCCGTGAGCCGCTGCTGTCGTCGCCGACTCACGGCTGGATCAATCTGCACTTCTCTCTCCTTCCACGCTGGCGCGGCGCGGCGCCCGTCCAGAGAGCCGTGATGGCGGGCGACGCCGTGACGGGTGCGAGCGTCTTCCGCCTCGTCCCCGAACTCGATGCGGGCGATGTCTACCGCGACATCGAGATTCCGGTCCCTGCCGGCGCCGATTCCGGCAGTCTCCTCACCACGCTGTCGGATGCGGGCGCGTCGCTTCTGGTCGACGTGGTCGACGCCATCGCCAACGGGACGGCAGTCACGACGCCGCAGAGCGGCGAAGCGACGTATGCGCCGAAGCTCGGCGACGACGACGGACTCGTTTCCTGGACGGAGACGGACGCTCGTGTGCTGTCACGCATCCGTGGAGTCACTCCCGAGCCCGGTGCACGCACGGCGGTCGCAGGTGCGCGCCTGAAGATCCTCGAAGCGCGGGAAGCGGGCGAGGGTGCACCGATGCCGGCCCCCGGCGTGTTCGTCTTCGATGCGGGCCGCGTGTACGTCGGCACCGCCGGCGCACCGATCGAGCTTGTCGCCGTCCAGCCCGCAGGACGCACCGCGATGCGGGCCCCCGACTGGTGGCGGGGCCTTCGCACCGAGACACTGACGGCCGACGCATGA